A window of the Lactuca sativa cultivar Salinas chromosome 5, Lsat_Salinas_v11, whole genome shotgun sequence genome harbors these coding sequences:
- the LOC111890469 gene encoding hypothetical protein At1g04090, translating into MGNLGSTQAFPVETSFMLPSPLPSWPQGESFASGTIDLGGLEVCQVTSFKRIWSTSQIGSNDTDITVFEPSPIPDGFFLLGCYCQSNDTPLFGWILAGKDVSGGTLVNPVDYTLVWSSKDSCYIWLPTPPEGYKSVGYAITTSPEKPSLDKIRCVRADLTEEPETDALLWGSDDVSVYGLRPKVRGRQAQGVSVGTFIIMKDGDDSSLLSLCCLKNNNFEKSTSFLPNVAQINALVQEYSPRFFFHPKETYLPASTTWYFTNGVQLYHTREESNPILVEPTGSNLPQGGSNDGTYWLDLPVDETERERVKKGDLQNGEAYIHVKPMLGATFTDLAIWLFYPFNGPSTAKLGLVDIPLGRIGEHIGDWEHVTLRISNFDGVLYRVYFAQHSGGTWVDTPSLEFLDMSNRFAAYPSLNGHATYPTPGVVMQGTDVIGIRNDAAKSDKFLDVKDKYLIMAAEYTTDVIEPPWVNYARKWGPKITYEIGTEIEKLENSLTGIVGSAIGSLLDIIPTEFSSEDGPTGPKMKPEWDGDER; encoded by the exons ATGGGGAACTTAGGGTCTACCCAAGCTTTTCCTGTTGAAACGAGCTTCATGCTTCCTTCTCCATTGCCTTCTTGGCCACAAG GTGAAAGTTTTGCAAGTGGTACAATTGATCTTGGAGGATTAGAAGTTTGTCAAGTAACATCTTTCAAGAGAATATGGTCCACTTCTCAGATTGGATCTAATGACACTGATATCACAGTCTTTGAGCCATCACCAATTCCAGATGGGTTCTTCTTGCTTGGTTGCTACTGTCAATCCAATGACACCCCACTTTTTGGTTGGATTCTCGCCGGAAAAGATGTCTCCGGCGGAACCCTTGTTAATCCGGTCGACTATACTCTCGTTTGGAGTAGTAAGGATTCATGTTACATTTGGCTACCAACACCACCGGAGGGTTACAAGTCAGTTGGGTATGCTATTACTACCTCACCGGAAAAACCCTCCTTAGATAAAATCCGTTGTGTTCGTGCTGATCTAACTGAAGAACCTGAAACCGATGCATTGTTATGGGGTTCGGATGATGTTAGTGTGTATGGATTAAGGCCAAAAGTTAGAGGGAGACAAGCGCAAGGGGTTTCGGTAGGTACATTCATAATTATGAAAGATGGAGACGATTCGAGTTTATTGTCTCTTTGTTGCTTGAAAAACAATAACTTCGAAAAGTCAACATCTTTTTTGCCAAATGTAGCACAAATTAATGCCCTTGTTCAAGAATACTCTCCAAGATTCTTTTTTCACCCTAAAGAAACCTACTTGCCTGCTTCAACAACATGGTATTTCACCAATGGGGTTCAATTGTACCACACCAGAGAGGAATCAAACCCAATTCTGGTCGAACCCACCGGCTCTAATCTTCCGCAAGGTGGTTCAAACGATGGCACATACTGGCTCGACCTCCCTGTTGATGAAACCGAGAGAGAAAGAGTCAAGAAAGGTGATTTGCAAAACGGTGAGGCTTATATTCATGTCAAACCAATGCTCGGAGCCACGTTTACTGATCTAGCGATTTGGCTTTTCTACCCTTTTAATGGTCCTTCCACTGCGAAGCTTGGTTTAGTTGATATTCCTCTAGGAAGGATCGGTGAGCATATAGGAGATTGGGAGCATGTGACCCTTCGGATTAGCAACTTCGATGGAGTTTTGTATCGTGTTTATTTTGCTCAACATAGTGGAGGAACATGGGTCGATACCCCATCACtcgagttcttggatatgagtaATAGATTTGCAGCTTATCCTTCGTTGAATGGCCATGCAACGTACCCTACTCCCGGGGTTGTAATGCAAGGAACTGATGTGATTGGGATCAGAAATGATGCTGCAAAAAGCGATAAGTTTTTGGACGTAAAAGACAAGTATTTGATAATGGCAGCTGAGTACACGACTGACGTAATCGAGCCACCATGGGTGAACTACGCGAGGAAATGGGGTCCAAAAATAACGTATGAGATTGGGACTGAGATCGAAAAATTGGAGAACTCATTGACAGGAATTGTGGGATCGGCGATCGGGAGTTTGCTGGATATTATTCCGACGGAATTTTCCAGCGAGGATGGACCTACCGGTCCTAAAATGAAGCCTGAATGGGACGGGGATGAACGGTGA